The following coding sequences are from one Paenibacillus sp. JDR-2 window:
- a CDS encoding efflux RND transporter periplasmic adaptor subunit → MYPKQRIICLLSSRGTKRAAVFAIIALTLSGCSLLPREEAVLQPPLIQPVQEKLDLVEATRGSIQTSLKGTATFVSSNVKTLSFTESGGQLKSVNVKLGQEVKAGDLLAELETEDLALQVRLQKLSVERVQLLYSEAVRDGASGTDKRLKEIDLEREQISLQAMQSRLNKSQLYSPISGTVIYVDSIKTGDRVNAYQTIVTVADPSSMQLTYVASDAKDVLGVVAGMPVSLKYKGKDYTGKVLQSPSSAPVSTDQAKPNGNAVTIVMGIDHAPEGIQIGHSADMTIELQKRENAIVLPRKAIRSYMGRSYVQVADGERKKEVDVEVGLTTPTEVEIVKGLEEGQQVILNN, encoded by the coding sequence TTGTATCCGAAACAACGAATCATATGCCTCTTATCTAGCAGGGGAACAAAGCGGGCCGCTGTCTTTGCGATCATTGCATTAACACTGTCCGGCTGTTCTCTCCTTCCCCGCGAAGAAGCGGTACTGCAGCCACCGCTTATTCAGCCGGTTCAGGAAAAGCTTGATCTGGTAGAGGCAACTCGCGGCAGTATTCAAACCTCGCTGAAGGGTACGGCAACCTTTGTCTCCTCGAATGTGAAGACGCTGTCATTTACCGAATCAGGCGGACAGCTGAAATCCGTTAATGTCAAGCTTGGACAGGAGGTGAAGGCCGGCGACCTGCTGGCCGAGCTGGAGACAGAGGATCTGGCGCTGCAGGTAAGGCTGCAAAAGCTGAGCGTAGAGCGGGTGCAGCTTCTGTATAGCGAAGCCGTGAGGGATGGAGCGTCCGGAACAGACAAACGGCTGAAGGAAATCGATCTTGAACGGGAACAAATATCGCTGCAGGCCATGCAAAGCAGGCTTAACAAGTCGCAGCTGTACTCCCCAATCTCGGGAACGGTGATCTATGTCGATTCCATTAAAACCGGCGACCGCGTAAATGCCTATCAAACGATCGTTACGGTGGCCGACCCCTCCAGCATGCAATTGACTTATGTGGCATCGGATGCCAAGGATGTGCTTGGCGTGGTGGCGGGGATGCCCGTCAGCCTGAAGTACAAGGGAAAGGACTATACCGGTAAAGTGCTGCAGTCTCCATCGAGCGCTCCGGTCAGCACGGATCAGGCAAAGCCGAACGGCAATGCCGTAACCATTGTTATGGGGATCGATCATGCGCCCGAAGGCATTCAAATCGGACATAGCGCCGATATGACCATTGAACTTCAGAAACGCGAAAATGCCATCGTGCTGCCTCGTAAGGCGATCCGGTCTTACATGGGCCGATCCTATGTACAGGTTGCAGACGGCGAGCGGAAAAAAGAAGTGGATGTCGAGGTTGGTCTAACAACCCCAACCGAGGTGGAGATCGTTAAGGGGCTTGAGGAAGGACAGCAGGTCATTCTGAACAATTGA
- a CDS encoding ABC transporter ATP-binding protein, protein MLAKQTKQTVTNGETLLKATGIKRVFGKGSAGVTALSDIQLDIPAGSMVALKGRSGSGKTTLLNILSALDEPTEGQVFFQGIEMTGLSAKERNALRRKEIGLVFQSFGLIPLMSAYENVEFGLRIAGTQVKGNKEAAERALERVGMRERMKHRPMELSGGEQQRVAIARAIAHEPALLIADEPTAELDSRMGLQVMRVFRDLVNRSGMTILLTTHDPGIMELVDHVIALEDGKIVSETTNHMPLI, encoded by the coding sequence ATGCTGGCCAAGCAGACTAAACAGACAGTAACAAACGGAGAAACACTGCTCAAGGCAACAGGCATAAAGCGGGTATTCGGGAAAGGGAGTGCCGGAGTTACGGCTCTGTCGGATATCCAACTTGATATTCCGGCCGGTTCCATGGTCGCGTTGAAAGGGCGTTCAGGCTCCGGCAAAACAACATTGCTTAATATTTTAAGCGCGCTTGATGAGCCCACTGAAGGGCAGGTTTTTTTTCAAGGGATAGAAATGACCGGCTTATCGGCCAAAGAGAGGAATGCCTTGCGCCGCAAGGAGATCGGATTGGTCTTTCAGTCGTTCGGGCTGATTCCGCTTATGTCCGCTTACGAGAATGTGGAGTTTGGGCTTCGGATAGCAGGAACGCAGGTGAAAGGGAACAAGGAAGCAGCCGAACGGGCTCTCGAACGGGTAGGCATGCGGGAACGGATGAAGCATCGTCCGATGGAATTGTCCGGTGGAGAGCAGCAGCGAGTGGCCATTGCGCGTGCCATTGCGCATGAACCCGCGCTTCTGATCGCAGACGAGCCGACTGCGGAATTAGACAGCCGAATGGGACTGCAGGTGATGCGGGTGTTCAGGGATCTGGTTAACCGTTCCGGAATGACGATTCTGCTTACTACGCATGACCCGGGTATTATGGAGCTCGTCGATCATGTTATTGCATTGGAGGATGGAAAAATTGTATCCGAAACAACGAATCATATGCCTCTTATCTAG